A single region of the Alosa alosa isolate M-15738 ecotype Scorff River chromosome 6, AALO_Geno_1.1, whole genome shotgun sequence genome encodes:
- the plekhh3 gene encoding pleckstrin homology domain-containing family H member 3: MPWTGLHWCVCCRQGFNLLGRDHAEKEEEESFELRNKDEVKSNGRRPLEAILSQPTRSPNGSCRLSDVSDEMKSLIVKKARPVVEEDPEVLVKGWLYREMGTGWCRLKRFWFRLSQDSLDYSSGPQSQQTLSSLVLTSLCCVLWPDKHTYRKTGYWSLCVYGRKHCYRLFTQHFNEAVHWACAIQKVIDSKPPLETPTQTLIREIEENKFNPEVVEHMYQHNPILRYSQSPLYAPLLPLPYGSLEHMHVRGKGYRSVREEAVRLFSGLQQLESVAEPIPLIQGLLQTCLDLPALRDELYAQAIKQTTHAHANTPTHTHSHANALVRAGRQERTNGEPATLTLDNTHSLTHQQHPQTNGRAHTPAQAQTRAPAHAHLRYWQLLTCMSCTFLPSSSILKHLQFHLKRMQSESVDPEVESYGWFISEALGRTRGRDCVPSWGEIQQLMRRQELMCVVHYPGPAHCPLRISSHTTASQVVRRMRELLGLQDSLNTFALFEQTACWEKRAGSWEKLIGGSTIIADVLTKFENLSAKGSEGQRRLCFKLHCLMDTHNISAGSMEQLFLYEQCHEQVLRGQLPVCEADLVCLAALRLQAQLGDLSAAPPCPPPEQLFPQSLLLRPPSTTSSTPTGAPAAGAPSPDTTSLSRALLGSLWGRKRREQEEECTRNRLKEEAAAVMAAVAERWRGLAGLGRADCMTAYLSVMQQWAGFGSALYEVDLYVSSLGSFSGRLLLGVAASCVSLYQPGEAEPLDSFPIGQICSYGISDPHTLRISTGDRDLLLQTSQLTEIVHLMNAYLCATQRHLGKGDVTVTMETHPKLCNPLLQLPSHAV, from the exons ATGCCTTGGACAGGactgcactggtgtgtgtgctgcaggcagGGGTTCAATCTGCTGGGCCGAGACCatgcagagaaagaggaggaagagtcgTTCGAGTTGCGCAATAAGGACGAAGTAAAGAGCAATGGCCGA CGGCCCCTGGAGGCGATTCTCTCCCAGCCCACGCGCTCCCCCAACGGGTCCTGCAG ACTGTCAGATGTGTCAGACGAGATGAAGAGTCTGATAGTGAAGAAGGCGAGGccggtggtggaggaggatcCGGAGGTTCTAGTCAAAG gtTGGCTGTACCGTGAGATGGGTACGGGCTGGTGCCGTCTGAAGCGGTTCTGGTTCCGTCTGAGCCAGGACTCCCTGGACTACAGCAGCGGGCCGCAATCCCAGCAGACCCTCAGTAGCCTGGTGCTGACCAGCCTGTGCTGTGTGCTCTGGCCCGACAAACACACCTACCGCAAGACag gttactggagcctgtgtgtgtatgggaggaaGCACTGCTACCGGCTCTTCACGCAGCACTTTAACGAGGCGGTGCACTGGGCCTGTGCGATTCAGAAGGTCATCGACAGCAAGCCACCGCTGGAGACGCCAACACAGACCCTCATCAGGGAGATAGAg GAGAACAAGTTCAACCCTGAGGTGGTGGAGCACATGTACCAGCATAACCCCATCCTGAGATACAGCCAGTCTCCCCTGTACGCCCCCCTGCTGCCTCTGCCCTACGGCAGCCTGGAACACATGC ATGTGCGTGGGAAAGGCTACCGGAGTGTGCGTGAGGAGGCCGTGCGTCTCTTCAGTGGACTGCAGCAGCTGGAGTCGGTGGCCGAGCCCATCCCACTGATCCAGGGCCTGCTGCAGACATGCCTGGACCTGCCTGCGCTCCGCGACGAGCTCTACGCACAGGCCATCAAGCagaccacacacgcacacgccaacacacccacacacacacactcgcacgctaACGCGCTAGTGCGGGCCGGCAGGCAGGAGCGGACCAACGGGGAGCCTGCCACGCTCACGCTGGAcaacacacactcgctcacacatcAGCAGCACCCACAGACGAACGGGCGGGCGCACACACCTGCGCAGGCACAAACGCGGGCGCCGGCGCACGCACACCTGCGCTACTGGCAGCTTCTCACCTGCATGAGCTGCACCTTCCTGCCGAGCAGTAGCATCCTCAAGCACCTGCAGTTCCATCTGAAGAG gaTGCAGAGTGAAAGTGTGGATCCGGAGGTGGAGAGCTACGGCTGGTTCATCTCGGAGGCGCTGGGGCGGACGCGGGGCCGTGACTGCGTGCCCTCCTGGGGGGAGATCCAGCAGCTGATGCGCCGGCAGGAGCTCATGTGTGTGGTGCACTATCCTGGACCCGCACACTGCCCGCTGCGCATCAGCTCCCACACCACCGCCAGCCag gTTGTGAGGAGAATGAGGGAGCTGCTGGGGCTGCAGGACAGCCTCAACACCTTCGCCCTGTTCGAGCAGACGGCATGCTGGGAGAAACGGGCCGGCAGCTGGGAGAAGCTCATCGGGGGCAGCACCATCATCGCTGACGTCCTCACCAAGTTCGAGAA CCTGTCTGCCAAAGGCTCTGAGGGCCAGAGGAGGCTGTGCTTCAAGCTGCACTGtctgatggacacacacaacatcTCAGCGGGCAGCATGGAGCAGCTCTTCCTCTATGAACAG tGTCATGAGCAGGTGCTTCGGGGGCAGCTGCCCGTGTGTGAGGCTGACCTGGTGTGCCTGGCGGCCCTGCGTCTGCAGGCCCAGCTGGGGGACCTGAGCGCGGCACCCCCCTGCCCTCCCCCCGAGCAGCTCTTCCCCCAGAGCCTCCTCCTCCGACCCCCCAgtaccacctcctccacccccaccggGGCCCCCGCCGCTGGGGCCCCATCTCCGGACACCACGTCCCTGTCACGGGCCCTCCTGGGCAGCCTGTGGGGGCGCAAGCGGCgcgagcaggaggaggagtgcaCCCGCAACCGGCTAAAGGAGGAGGCGGCCGCCGTCATGGCCGCTGTGGCCGAGCGCTGGAGGGGGCTGGCCGGCCTGGGCCGTGCCGACTGCATGACCGCCTACCTGTCCGTCATGCAGCAGTGGGCAGGCTTCGGATCCGCCCTCTATGAGGTGGACCTCTATGTG aGCTCGCTGGGCAGCTTCTCAGGCAGGCTGCTGCTGGGTGTTGCGGCCTCTTGTGTCTCGCTGTATCAGCCCGGAGAGGCTGAACCCCTGGACTCCTTCCCCATCGGTCAGATCTGTTCATACGGCATCTCGGACCCTCACACACTCCGCATCAGCACTGGCGACCGGGATCTGCTACTGCAGACCAGCCAG cTGACAGAGATTGTGCACTTGATGAATGCCTACCTCTGTGCCACCCAACGTCATCTGGGCAAGGGGGATGTCACCGTTACCATGGAGACCCATCCCAAGTTGTGCAACCCACTGCTCCAGCTGCCCTCGCATGCAGTGTga